A single Methylobacterium sp. 17Sr1-1 DNA region contains:
- a CDS encoding acyl carrier protein, with protein sequence MASAQDIRTILAQHGGLARTIDRLSDDDCLFDNGLDSFGAVQVMMDLEEHFGVEFPEHLLSRESFSTVGSIQALVAEQMLRRAA encoded by the coding sequence ATGGCGTCTGCTCAGGACATCCGGACGATTCTGGCCCAGCATGGCGGGCTCGCCCGTACCATCGACCGCCTTTCGGACGATGATTGCTTGTTCGACAACGGCCTCGACTCGTTCGGCGCGGTCCAGGTGATGATGGACCTGGAAGAACACTTCGGGGTCGAGTTCCCGGAGCATCTGCTCAGCCGCGAGTCCTTCTCGACTGTGGGCAGTATTCAGGCTCTGGTGGCGGAACAGATGTTGCGTCGGGCGGCGTGA
- a CDS encoding HlyD family efflux transporter periplasmic adaptor subunit: MFPFRLPSALRVPAVVLALAALPFLSAQTQAHEGHDHGAPAAPVSKTIAPRGEAASAAFELVAIPRGDALVLYLDRFATGEPVADATLEVETPAGPATAEAAPDGSYRLPAPWLAKRDPKEDHLDLVVTVTAGSDVDVLPLTVALPKSAETAEARHEHEGEGWLHTLTERLTDRLAARDPGAGLAAAGGFVLGLAAMGLMRAGRRAPVLAVLVLAATLVLGATAFAHEKQETSGEHPEARAAFVPPPTDLAQRLPDGAVFVPKPTQRLLSLRTQMAAEGAFRRTVSLPGRIIPDPNASGVVQSSVGGRLAPPPSGSFPRLGTKVRPGEVLALVTPPVQRVDLSDMRQRQGELDQQIAIVQRRVDRYLKLAPGGAVSQVQLDEAQDELKGLKDRRGALDRIRQEPEVLTAPVGGVIAEAAAVAGQMANSGQMVFQIVDPGKLWVEALSFDALTPAADATARLADGRSLPLAYQGAGLADRNQAIPVQFAIRGGSEGLRVGQFVTVLAATDAEQSGLALPRASVVRTANGQDVVYAHTAAERYEARPVRVAPLDGARVLVEAGVAPGTRVVVQGAELLDQVR; the protein is encoded by the coding sequence ATGTTTCCGTTCCGGTTGCCGTCCGCGTTGCGCGTGCCGGCCGTGGTGCTCGCCCTCGCGGCGCTGCCGTTCCTGTCTGCCCAGACACAGGCCCACGAGGGCCACGACCACGGTGCGCCGGCCGCGCCGGTCTCGAAGACCATCGCGCCCCGCGGCGAGGCGGCCTCCGCCGCCTTCGAGCTGGTGGCGATTCCCCGGGGCGACGCCCTGGTGCTCTACCTCGACCGCTTCGCCACCGGCGAACCGGTCGCCGACGCCACGCTGGAGGTCGAGACGCCGGCCGGCCCCGCGACGGCCGAGGCCGCCCCTGACGGCAGCTACCGCCTCCCCGCACCCTGGCTCGCGAAGCGAGATCCGAAAGAGGACCACCTCGACCTCGTCGTCACGGTGACGGCGGGGTCCGACGTGGACGTGCTGCCGCTGACCGTCGCGCTGCCGAAATCCGCCGAGACGGCTGAAGCCCGGCACGAGCACGAGGGCGAAGGCTGGCTGCACACGCTCACCGAGCGCCTGACCGACCGGCTCGCCGCCCGCGATCCCGGTGCCGGCCTCGCCGCCGCGGGTGGCTTCGTGCTCGGCCTCGCCGCCATGGGGCTGATGCGGGCCGGGCGCCGCGCGCCTGTCCTCGCCGTGCTGGTGCTGGCCGCGACCCTGGTGCTGGGCGCCACCGCCTTCGCGCATGAGAAACAAGAAACTTCGGGGGAGCATCCGGAGGCCCGGGCCGCCTTCGTCCCGCCCCCGACCGACCTCGCGCAGCGCCTCCCCGACGGGGCGGTGTTCGTGCCCAAGCCCACCCAGCGCCTGCTCTCCCTGCGCACGCAGATGGCGGCGGAGGGCGCGTTCCGGCGCACGGTCTCCCTGCCCGGCCGGATCATCCCGGACCCGAATGCCAGCGGCGTGGTGCAATCCTCGGTCGGCGGGCGCCTGGCGCCGCCGCCCTCGGGCAGCTTCCCGCGCCTCGGCACCAAGGTCCGCCCGGGCGAGGTCCTGGCCCTCGTCACCCCGCCGGTGCAGCGGGTCGACCTCTCCGACATGCGCCAGCGCCAGGGCGAACTGGACCAGCAGATCGCCATCGTCCAGCGCCGGGTCGACCGCTACCTCAAGCTCGCCCCCGGCGGCGCGGTCTCGCAGGTCCAGCTCGACGAGGCGCAGGACGAGCTGAAAGGCCTCAAGGACCGCCGCGGCGCCCTCGACCGCATCCGCCAGGAGCCCGAGGTGCTGACGGCCCCTGTCGGCGGAGTGATCGCGGAAGCCGCCGCGGTCGCCGGCCAGATGGCCAATTCCGGCCAGATGGTGTTTCAGATCGTCGATCCGGGAAAACTCTGGGTCGAGGCGCTGAGCTTCGACGCCCTGACGCCGGCCGCCGACGCCACCGCGCGGCTCGCCGACGGGCGCAGCCTGCCCCTCGCCTACCAGGGCGCGGGGCTCGCCGACCGCAACCAGGCGATCCCGGTCCAGTTCGCGATCCGGGGCGGGTCGGAGGGCCTGCGGGTCGGCCAGTTCGTCACCGTGCTCGCCGCCACCGACGCCGAGCAGAGCGGTCTCGCCCTGCCGCGGGCGAGCGTGGTACGCACCGCCAACGGCCAGGACGTGGTCTACGCCCACACCGCCGCCGAGCGCTACGAGGCGCGGCCCGTGCGGGTCGCGCCCCTCGACGGCGCGCGGGTGCTGGTCGAGGCCGGGGTGGCCCCCGGCACCCGCGTGGTGGTCCAGGGCGCCGAGCTCCTGGACCAGGTCCGGTAA
- the nth gene encoding endonuclease III, which translates to MTARAGTSGATTPEPVDAATLAEIFARLSAANPEPRSDLEYINPYTLLVAVVLSAQATDKSVNLATAPLFALADNPAAMLALGEETVRHHIRTIGLFNTKAKNVIALSRILIEEHGGEVPRAREHLEVLPGVGKKTASVVLNVAFGEPTIAVDTHIFRVSNRVPLAPGSTTDKVQAGLEAIVPEPYRLNAHHWLILHGRYVCKARKPECWRCPIADLCRYPDKTPGPG; encoded by the coding sequence ATGACCGCGCGTGCCGGGACCTCTGGTGCGACCACGCCGGAGCCGGTCGACGCCGCGACGCTCGCCGAGATCTTCGCGCGGCTGAGCGCCGCCAACCCGGAGCCGCGCTCCGACCTCGAGTACATCAACCCCTACACGCTGCTCGTCGCGGTGGTGCTCTCGGCCCAGGCCACCGACAAGAGCGTCAACCTCGCCACCGCGCCGCTCTTCGCCCTCGCCGACAATCCGGCGGCGATGCTGGCGCTCGGCGAGGAGACGGTGCGGCATCACATCCGCACCATCGGTCTGTTCAACACCAAGGCCAAGAACGTCATCGCGCTCTCGCGCATCCTGATCGAGGAGCATGGCGGCGAAGTGCCCCGCGCCCGCGAGCACCTGGAGGTCCTGCCCGGCGTCGGCAAGAAGACCGCGAGCGTGGTGCTCAACGTCGCGTTCGGCGAGCCGACCATCGCGGTCGACACCCACATCTTCCGGGTCTCGAACCGGGTGCCACTGGCCCCCGGCTCCACCACCGACAAGGTCCAGGCCGGGCTGGAGGCGATCGTGCCGGAGCCCTACCGCCTCAACGCCCATCACTGGCTGATCCTGCACGGGCGCTACGTCTGCAAGGCGCGCAAGCCCGAATGCTGGCGCTGCCCGATCGCCGACCTCTGCCGCTACCCGGACAAGACGCCCGGTCCCGGCTGA
- a CDS encoding DUF2244 domain-containing protein — translation MASGKAPDDAGARHPYGRDPDAIERPVFSATIRPHCSLSRLGFRVVMVACGGVALVTGIAFLQMGMWPVTGFFGLDIAALWLALTLNARRGRSFEEVVISQIEVLVARVSHRGERAEWRFNPLWTRLHKVEDEEYGLLSLSFVSRGQRVLVARDASPTERQVVADGLTRALAEVKKGY, via the coding sequence ATGGCAAGCGGCAAGGCACCGGACGACGCAGGCGCGCGGCACCCCTACGGGCGCGACCCGGACGCGATCGAGCGCCCGGTCTTCTCGGCGACCATCCGGCCGCATTGCTCGCTGTCGCGCCTCGGCTTCCGGGTCGTCATGGTGGCCTGCGGGGGCGTCGCGCTGGTGACGGGCATCGCCTTCCTCCAGATGGGGATGTGGCCGGTCACCGGCTTCTTCGGCCTCGACATCGCGGCCCTGTGGCTGGCGCTGACGCTGAACGCCCGCCGCGGCCGCTCCTTCGAGGAGGTGGTGATCAGCCAGATCGAGGTGCTGGTCGCCCGCGTTAGCCATCGCGGCGAGCGGGCGGAGTGGCGCTTCAACCCGCTCTGGACCCGGCTGCACAAGGTCGAGGACGAGGAATACGGGCTTCTGTCGCTCTCTTTCGTCTCGCGCGGCCAGCGCGTGCTCGTCGCCCGCGACGCCTCGCCGACGGAGCGGCAGGTGGTGGCCGACGGGCTGACGCGGGCCCTGGCGGAAGTCAAGAAGGGGTATTGA
- a CDS encoding efflux RND transporter permease subunit, translated as MFSFLVTQSLRNRLLVLAAAAVLVLYGAFSLTRLPVDVFPDLNRPTVTIMTEAEGYAPPEVEQMVTYPIETRLNGLPGVTRLRSVSGVGLSVIYVEFAWGTDIYRNRQQVAERLALVQDQLPRGVTSQMGPVSSIMGQVLLIAVTGETLSPMELRETADFVLRPRLLTVPGVAQVIPIGGEVRQFRVAPNPAAMRALGVSNAQLDAALQQFGTNAGGGFTDQYSREYLIRNIARTMSLEDLRDLVVGATGNAPVRLRQVAEVSFAAKAKRGEGGYQGRPAVIVSVEKQPDVDTVALTRTIEAALKDIAPSLPAGISADKILFRQADFIETSIANVERVLVEAIAVVAIVLFCFLLNVRTTLISLTAIPVSILTTALVFHLLGLSINTMTLGGLAIAIGELVDDAVVDVENIFRRLRENRAAGNPRSVFDVVVAASNEVRSGIVYATAIIVLVFVPLFALSGIEGRLFAPLGQAYIVSILASLVVSITLTPVLASWLLPGMKSLEEHESRFIRALKRANAAALRIVFRRQRILVGAVAALVVGAGLAASQLPRAFLPPFNEGSFTVTMAFTPGISLPESSRVGAIAERLLMEIPEVAAVGRRTGRAELDEHAEGVHSSDLEVALKGGGRPKAELVAEIRNRLAVLPVSVNVGQPISHRLDHMLSGVRAEIALKIFGEDLDSLRRVAASLQERMRAIPGLADLQVEKQVRIPQLEIRVDYGRAALYGVQPAAIVEQISRLSNGRLVSTVVDGYRRFEVVLRLPEAQRTTAGLGDLLIETPSGWVPARQVADIRETDGPNQILRENGRRRLVVMANTTAGSDMTGIVAAIRAAVAAETLPPGVFASLEGTFQAQEEATRTIGALSLVSLGLIFALLTSRYRSGALALIILGSVPLALVGSVAALWLAGQPLSVASMIGFITLTGIAARNGILKVSHTLNLALHEGVPFGPDLVVRASLERLTPVLMTALSAGVALVPLLTDAASPGKEILHPVAVTIFGGLVSATLLDALLTPVLLLRFGRKPLERLMAARETATRTAPTGATPADLY; from the coding sequence ATGTTCTCCTTCCTGGTCACGCAATCCCTGCGCAACCGCCTGCTGGTCCTGGCGGCGGCCGCCGTGCTGGTGCTCTACGGCGCGTTCAGCCTCACGCGGCTGCCGGTCGACGTCTTCCCCGACCTCAACCGTCCCACCGTCACCATCATGACCGAGGCCGAGGGCTACGCGCCCCCGGAGGTCGAGCAGATGGTGACCTACCCGATCGAGACCCGGCTTAACGGCCTGCCCGGGGTGACCCGGCTACGCTCGGTCTCGGGCGTCGGCCTGTCGGTGATCTACGTCGAGTTCGCCTGGGGCACCGACATCTACCGCAACCGCCAGCAGGTCGCCGAGCGGCTGGCCCTGGTCCAGGATCAGCTCCCCCGCGGGGTGACCTCGCAGATGGGCCCGGTCTCCTCGATCATGGGCCAGGTGCTCCTGATCGCGGTGACGGGCGAGACCCTGTCGCCGATGGAGCTGCGCGAGACCGCCGATTTCGTGCTCCGCCCGCGCCTGCTCACCGTGCCGGGCGTGGCGCAGGTGATCCCGATCGGCGGCGAGGTGCGCCAGTTCCGCGTCGCCCCGAACCCGGCGGCGATGCGGGCGCTCGGCGTCAGCAACGCCCAGCTCGACGCGGCGCTCCAGCAATTCGGCACCAATGCCGGCGGCGGCTTCACCGACCAGTACTCGCGCGAATACCTGATCCGGAACATCGCCCGCACGATGAGCCTGGAGGATCTGCGCGACCTTGTGGTGGGAGCCACCGGGAACGCCCCGGTGCGCCTGCGCCAGGTCGCCGAGGTCTCCTTCGCGGCCAAGGCCAAGCGCGGCGAGGGCGGCTACCAGGGCAGGCCGGCGGTGATCGTCTCGGTCGAGAAGCAGCCCGACGTCGACACCGTGGCGTTGACGCGCACCATCGAGGCGGCACTGAAGGACATCGCGCCCTCGCTGCCCGCCGGCATCTCCGCCGACAAGATCCTGTTTCGTCAGGCCGACTTCATCGAGACCTCGATCGCCAATGTCGAGCGGGTCCTGGTCGAGGCGATCGCCGTGGTGGCGATCGTGCTGTTCTGCTTCCTGCTGAACGTCCGCACCACCCTGATCTCGCTGACCGCCATCCCCGTCTCGATCCTGACGACGGCGCTGGTGTTCCATCTCCTCGGGCTGTCGATCAACACCATGACCCTCGGGGGCCTCGCCATCGCGATCGGCGAGCTCGTCGACGACGCGGTGGTCGACGTCGAGAACATCTTTCGGCGGCTTCGCGAGAACCGGGCCGCCGGCAATCCGCGCTCGGTGTTCGACGTCGTGGTCGCGGCCTCGAACGAGGTGCGCTCCGGCATCGTCTACGCGACCGCGATCATCGTCTTGGTCTTCGTGCCGCTCTTCGCGTTGTCCGGCATCGAGGGGCGGCTCTTCGCGCCGCTCGGCCAGGCCTACATCGTGTCGATCCTGGCGAGCCTCGTCGTCTCGATCACGCTGACGCCGGTCCTCGCCTCCTGGCTCCTGCCCGGAATGAAGAGCCTGGAGGAGCACGAGAGCCGCTTCATCCGCGCGCTCAAGCGCGCCAACGCCGCCGCCTTGAGGATCGTGTTCCGCCGCCAGCGGATCCTCGTCGGCGCGGTGGCGGCGCTGGTGGTCGGCGCGGGCCTGGCCGCCTCGCAGCTGCCGCGGGCCTTCCTGCCGCCGTTCAACGAGGGCTCCTTCACCGTCACCATGGCCTTCACCCCCGGCATCTCGCTGCCCGAGAGCAGCCGGGTCGGCGCGATCGCGGAGCGCCTCCTGATGGAGATCCCGGAGGTCGCGGCGGTCGGCCGGCGCACCGGCCGGGCGGAGCTCGACGAGCACGCGGAGGGCGTGCATTCCTCCGATCTGGAGGTGGCGCTCAAAGGCGGCGGCCGGCCGAAGGCAGAGCTCGTGGCCGAGATCCGCAACCGGCTCGCGGTGCTGCCGGTCTCGGTCAATGTCGGCCAGCCGATCTCGCACCGGCTCGACCACATGCTGTCCGGCGTCCGGGCCGAGATCGCTCTAAAGATCTTCGGCGAGGACCTGGATTCGTTGCGCCGCGTGGCGGCGAGCCTGCAGGAGCGGATGCGGGCGATTCCCGGCCTCGCCGACCTCCAGGTCGAGAAGCAGGTGCGGATCCCGCAGCTCGAGATCCGGGTCGATTACGGACGGGCGGCGCTCTACGGGGTGCAGCCGGCGGCGATCGTCGAGCAGATCAGCCGGCTCTCCAACGGCCGCCTCGTCTCGACGGTGGTCGACGGCTACCGTCGCTTCGAGGTGGTCCTGCGCCTCCCCGAGGCGCAGCGCACCACCGCGGGGCTCGGGGACCTCCTGATCGAGACGCCGTCGGGCTGGGTGCCGGCGCGCCAGGTCGCCGACATCCGCGAGACCGACGGCCCGAACCAGATCCTGCGCGAGAACGGCCGCCGGCGCCTCGTCGTGATGGCGAACACCACCGCCGGGTCCGACATGACGGGAATCGTCGCGGCGATCCGCGCGGCGGTCGCGGCCGAGACCCTGCCGCCGGGCGTCTTCGCCAGCCTGGAGGGCACGTTCCAGGCGCAGGAAGAGGCGACCCGGACCATCGGGGCGCTGTCACTGGTCTCCCTCGGGCTGATCTTCGCGCTGCTCACCAGCCGCTACCGCTCGGGCGCGCTGGCGCTGATCATCCTCGGCAGCGTGCCGCTGGCGCTGGTCGGCTCGGTGGCGGCCCTGTGGCTCGCCGGTCAGCCGCTCTCGGTCGCCTCGATGATCGGCTTCATCACGCTCACCGGCATCGCGGCCCGCAACGGCATCCTCAAGGTCAGCCACACCCTGAACCTGGCGCTGCACGAGGGTGTGCCGTTCGGGCCCGACCTCGTGGTGCGCGCGAGCCTGGAACGGCTGACCCCGGTGCTGATGACCGCGCTCTCCGCCGGCGTCGCCCTGGTGCCGCTCCTCACCGACGCGGCGAGCCCCGGCAAGGAGATCCTGCACCCGGTCGCGGTGACGATCTTCGGCGGGCTCGTCAGCGCCACCCTCCTCGACGCGCTGCTGACCCCGGTGCTGCTCTTGCGCTTCGGCCGCAAGCCCCTGGAGCGCCTGATGGCGGCGCGGGAGACCGCGACGAGGACGGCGCCCACGGGCGCCACGCCGGCCGACCTCTACTGA
- a CDS encoding acyltransferase yields MRGREGSDRFEALDAGRGVCALTVAFFHMPLAHPWQQQAWFPNLQLCVDVFFVLSGFVLLHAYGDRLATGRQVLRFGLMRVGRLWPLHAATLGLLVLIEGVRFLSLSHHAGTPGATPPFGPEHRPVEIVTHLLFLQNFRTFGEYSWNFPSWSIAVEFWASLVLAATVMAAGPWRRLVFAGFAGASALALWWVSPRTLFVIQNFGIVRCLFDLFLGCLAYTLRDALRLPRRLATPAELLALLALPALVLLSSPGPLGYGASLVFAAAIALFSHQGGAVSDLTRARAPQRLGQWSFSLYLLHLPVIQVFVTAVHAVEARTGLALTAVLGHEHLVDLGSGPANLAAAAALVALTVPLAALTHRVVERPSLAWFKRVDAGLAAPAAPAAVAALAPR; encoded by the coding sequence ATGCGCGGGCGCGAGGGGTCTGACCGGTTCGAGGCGCTGGATGCGGGGCGGGGCGTCTGCGCGCTCACGGTCGCGTTCTTCCACATGCCGCTCGCGCATCCGTGGCAGCAGCAGGCCTGGTTCCCGAACCTGCAACTCTGCGTCGACGTCTTCTTCGTGCTGTCGGGCTTCGTGCTGCTGCACGCCTACGGCGACCGCCTGGCGACGGGCCGGCAGGTTCTTCGCTTCGGGCTGATGCGGGTCGGCCGGCTCTGGCCGCTGCACGCCGCGACGCTCGGGCTCCTGGTCCTGATCGAAGGAGTGCGTTTCCTCTCCCTCTCGCACCATGCCGGCACGCCGGGCGCGACGCCGCCCTTCGGGCCCGAGCACCGACCGGTGGAGATCGTCACCCACCTCCTGTTCCTGCAGAACTTCCGCACCTTCGGCGAGTATAGCTGGAACTTCCCGTCCTGGAGCATCGCGGTCGAGTTCTGGGCCTCGCTCGTCCTGGCCGCGACCGTGATGGCGGCGGGCCCTTGGCGCCGCCTCGTCTTCGCTGGGTTCGCAGGTGCGAGCGCGCTCGCCCTGTGGTGGGTGAGCCCGCGCACGCTGTTCGTGATCCAGAATTTCGGCATCGTGCGCTGCCTGTTCGACCTTTTTCTCGGCTGCCTCGCCTACACCCTGCGCGACGCGCTGCGCCTGCCGCGCCGCCTCGCGACCCCGGCCGAGCTCCTGGCCCTCCTCGCCCTGCCGGCCCTGGTGCTGCTCTCGAGCCCCGGCCCCCTCGGCTACGGCGCGAGCCTCGTCTTCGCCGCGGCGATCGCGCTGTTCTCGCACCAGGGCGGCGCCGTATCGGACCTCACCCGCGCGCGGGCCCCCCAGCGCCTCGGCCAGTGGTCGTTCTCGCTCTACCTCCTGCACCTGCCGGTGATCCAGGTCTTCGTGACGGCGGTCCACGCGGTCGAGGCGCGCACCGGCCTCGCCCTCACGGCGGTCCTCGGGCACGAGCACCTCGTCGATCTCGGCTCCGGCCCCGCCAACCTCGCGGCCGCGGCCGCCCTGGTGGCGCTGACGGTGCCGCTGGCCGCCCTCACCCACCGCGTCGTCGAGCGCCCGTCGCTCGCCTGGTTCAAGCGCGTCGATGCCGGCCTCGCCGCGCCCGCCGCCCCTGCGGCGGTGGCCGCCCTGGCCCCGCGCTAG
- a CDS encoding GumC family protein yields MSTAESAALTPRRTGGTLVDLWGSARRRAMWIVASAGVMASLGGLYALRQVPTYRATVELLIDPQALQIVGRGLSRPDAPAQLDFANLESQGLVLLSGKLLDPVIAQLGLAEDPVLIRGAPPGADPAVVALEALRKRIVVRRVETSFNFQLTVAYPDARRAAEIANTVAAQFFEVGARDRVSVVRRANETLLTQAADLRAQLNRADVAVERYRAEKGLIGSGEAGLLVSQQLKELYAQITVAETNVARLSSRREQVRQLRASDGQVQAVPETDTSPVMVSLRTQYAQTLQETATLSRSLGPNHPQMIALAAQRAATARLIALEADRIRRTIEEDLRRAEESLRQLRARAERLIQNQTSSNQEGIRLRQLESEAEAIRRTYNLVLDRTKDLEQQQSINPSNSQIVSRATPPLKPSDTPAPVVVVAAGLFGAVLGLILAFLYDLWRGNITTVSGFGAAAPVWARLQRRGRGGASAEEALVTAARELRNRFAGRGQPVIVTVAADGLGPERLHAAEILTDLLIRLGEPALMVPEQAHARLGFGDGPHTDAPLRGRLAVIDPGRGVERLARPEIIVAERDLARGDGWLSIPETSDAILLVVAPGRMTRGRLERLLETLDGAGRFRATGLLGLVTVEPWRALAPRRRAPARQVAGQVTGQMTGQVTGQVRAA; encoded by the coding sequence ATGTCGACGGCAGAGTCCGCCGCGCTCACCCCTCGCAGGACCGGCGGCACGCTGGTGGATCTGTGGGGATCGGCCCGCCGTCGCGCGATGTGGATCGTCGCGAGCGCCGGCGTGATGGCGTCCTTGGGCGGGCTCTACGCGCTCCGGCAGGTGCCGACCTACCGTGCCACGGTCGAGCTGTTGATCGACCCGCAGGCGCTCCAGATCGTCGGGCGCGGCCTGTCTCGCCCGGACGCGCCGGCCCAGCTCGATTTCGCGAATCTCGAGAGCCAGGGGCTGGTCCTGCTCTCGGGCAAGCTCCTCGACCCGGTGATCGCGCAGCTTGGGCTGGCGGAGGACCCGGTGCTGATCCGCGGCGCCCCGCCCGGCGCCGATCCGGCCGTGGTGGCGCTCGAAGCTTTGCGGAAGCGCATCGTGGTGCGCCGGGTCGAGACCTCGTTCAACTTCCAGCTCACCGTCGCCTACCCGGATGCGCGGCGCGCGGCCGAGATCGCCAACACCGTCGCGGCGCAGTTCTTCGAGGTCGGCGCCCGGGACCGGGTCTCGGTGGTGCGCCGGGCCAACGAGACGCTGCTGACCCAGGCCGCCGACCTGCGCGCCCAGCTCAACCGGGCCGACGTGGCGGTGGAGCGCTACCGGGCCGAGAAGGGCCTGATCGGCTCCGGGGAGGCCGGCCTCCTGGTGTCGCAGCAGCTCAAGGAGCTCTACGCCCAGATCACCGTCGCGGAGACCAACGTCGCCCGGCTCTCGTCCCGGCGCGAGCAGGTGCGCCAGTTGCGGGCGTCCGACGGTCAGGTCCAGGCGGTGCCGGAGACCGACACGTCGCCGGTCATGGTCTCGCTGCGCACCCAATACGCCCAGACCCTCCAGGAGACCGCGACCCTGTCGCGCAGCCTCGGGCCGAACCACCCGCAGATGATCGCGCTGGCCGCCCAGCGCGCCGCGACCGCGCGGCTGATCGCCCTGGAGGCCGACCGGATCCGCCGCACCATCGAGGAGGACCTGCGCCGGGCCGAGGAATCCCTGCGCCAGTTGCGGGCCCGCGCCGAGCGGCTGATCCAGAACCAGACCAGCAGCAACCAGGAGGGCATCCGCCTGCGCCAGCTCGAGAGCGAGGCGGAGGCGATCCGACGCACCTACAACCTCGTCCTCGACCGGACGAAGGACCTCGAGCAGCAGCAATCGATCAACCCGAGCAACTCGCAGATCGTGTCGCGCGCCACCCCGCCGCTGAAGCCCTCCGACACCCCGGCGCCGGTCGTGGTGGTGGCCGCAGGCCTGTTCGGCGCCGTGCTCGGGCTGATCCTCGCCTTCCTCTACGACCTCTGGCGCGGCAACATCACGACGGTCTCGGGTTTCGGCGCGGCGGCGCCGGTTTGGGCGCGCCTGCAGCGGCGGGGCCGCGGCGGCGCCAGCGCCGAGGAGGCGCTCGTCACCGCGGCGCGCGAGCTGCGCAACCGCTTCGCCGGCCGCGGCCAGCCGGTGATCGTCACCGTGGCCGCGGACGGGCTCGGGCCTGAGCGCCTGCACGCGGCGGAGATCCTCACCGACCTGCTGATCCGCCTCGGCGAGCCGGCCCTGATGGTGCCCGAGCAGGCCCATGCCCGCCTCGGCTTCGGCGACGGCCCGCACACCGACGCGCCCCTGCGCGGCCGGCTCGCCGTCATCGACCCCGGCCGCGGGGTGGAGCGCCTGGCCCGGCCCGAGATCATCGTGGCGGAGCGGGACCTCGCCCGCGGCGACGGCTGGCTCTCGATTCCCGAGACCTCCGACGCGATCCTGCTCGTCGTCGCCCCCGGCCGGATGACCCGCGGCCGCTTGGAGCGCCTGCTCGAGACCCTGGACGGCGCCGGCCGCTTCCGGGCGACGGGCCTGCTCGGCCTCGTCACGGTCGAGCCGTGGCGGGCCCTGGCCCCGCGCAGGCGGGCGCCGGCACGGCAGGTGGCTGGGCAGGTGACCGGGCAAATGACCGGGCAAGTGACCGGGCAGGTGCGGGCGGCATGA
- a CDS encoding UDP-phosphate alpha N-acetylglucosaminyltransferase: MTSGMTAGLHPAASPAADWRAPFQGRVASVVLVGALVFNAALCFLNTAGVPVTGGTVMGAEVAIIAVTLGFALDERPGPWLVLAGLVTYGLLLVTLRGNADVKGIRDFLIPVVFYCLGTRSPSLRDADRAVLASGVIVVVMGVFEYGLFDVYQQYFNIVRYYVARGSMSAAEISELTGSLFTSGIRPDSRAILPFLGPHRVSSVFLEPVSAGNFGAVLFAWALYRRTMRGRTWLFLCAAVTIILADARFGAYVCVAIAGAMLVGYRLPRLLWFALPFTILLALAVYGFESVQTSWQNDMAGRLLWAALLITSLPPEGVWGIMPDKMFLSDSGYAYTLTQLGVAGALVAWGLFVLMPARNPDGWRLRCAMAIYLCLLLVISDSPYSIKTAALAWFMMGAADGVEPETGRLAEA; this comes from the coding sequence ATGACGAGCGGCATGACGGCCGGCCTGCATCCGGCGGCCTCGCCCGCCGCCGATTGGCGCGCGCCCTTCCAGGGCCGGGTCGCCTCCGTGGTGCTGGTCGGCGCGCTGGTCTTCAACGCCGCCCTCTGCTTCCTCAACACCGCCGGCGTCCCGGTCACCGGCGGCACCGTCATGGGCGCCGAGGTGGCGATCATCGCGGTCACCCTCGGTTTCGCCCTCGACGAGCGGCCGGGCCCGTGGCTCGTCCTCGCCGGGCTCGTGACCTACGGGCTCCTGCTCGTCACCCTGCGCGGCAACGCCGACGTCAAGGGCATCCGCGACTTTCTGATCCCGGTCGTGTTCTACTGCCTCGGCACCCGCAGCCCCTCCTTACGCGACGCCGACCGGGCGGTGCTGGCGAGCGGCGTCATCGTGGTGGTGATGGGGGTGTTCGAGTACGGCCTGTTCGACGTCTACCAGCAATACTTCAACATCGTGCGCTACTACGTCGCCCGCGGCAGCATGTCGGCGGCGGAGATCAGCGAGCTGACCGGCTCATTGTTCACCAGCGGCATCCGGCCGGATTCGCGCGCCATCCTGCCCTTCCTCGGGCCGCACCGGGTCTCGTCGGTCTTCCTCGAGCCGGTCTCGGCCGGCAATTTCGGCGCCGTCCTGTTCGCTTGGGCGCTCTACCGCCGCACCATGCGCGGGCGGACCTGGCTGTTCCTCTGCGCCGCCGTCACCATCATCCTGGCCGATGCGCGCTTCGGCGCCTATGTCTGCGTGGCGATCGCCGGCGCGATGCTGGTGGGATACCGCCTGCCGCGCCTGCTGTGGTTCGCCCTGCCCTTCACGATCCTGCTCGCCCTCGCGGTCTACGGCTTCGAGAGCGTGCAGACGAGCTGGCAGAACGACATGGCGGGCCGCCTGCTCTGGGCCGCGCTCCTCATCACCTCCCTGCCGCCCGAGGGCGTGTGGGGGATCATGCCCGACAAGATGTTCCTGTCGGATTCCGGCTACGCCTACACCCTCACCCAGCTCGGGGTGGCGGGCGCGCTGGTGGCCTGGGGCCTGTTCGTCCTGATGCCGGCCCGCAACCCCGACGGCTGGCGCCTGCGCTGCGCCATGGCGATCTATCTCTGCCTGCTCCTCGTCATCAGCGACTCGCCGTACTCGATCAAGACCGCGGCGCTGGCGTGGTTCATGATGGGGGCGGCGGACGGGGTGGAGCCGGAGACGGGGCGGCTGGCCGAGGCCTGA